Genomic segment of Methanolobus mangrovi:
ACCACAACAACATGCTTCAGGCTTGTGTGGGCGGCAAAGGCTGCCATGATGGCATTCTTCCCGTCGCCTTCTGTCTGTTTCTCTATCTGAACCACTGCATGAAGGTAGCAGCATCCGCCTTCAGTGAGCACTACATTCTTTACGGTTGTAACTTCACTCACAGCATTGAATATCCTTGGTTCATAGGGAACACCCATCATCAACAGGTGTTCCGGACCAGCAGGAAGGATTCCATGGTAAATTGGGTCCTTGCGGTGTAATATTCTGGTTATGTGTATGACTGGTTCCTGTCTAACAAGGTCATAGGTTCCTGTGATGTCTACGAATGGTCCTTCATCAACTCTCTCTTTAGGGTCTATGTAGCCTTCAAGGACTATCTCTGCATGTGGCACTTTAATGCCGTTGGAACACTCGAACAGTTCCACAGGTCTGCCACGAAGGGCAGCAGCATAATGGAATTCCTTACCAGCAGGCACACGTGTTGTGGATGCGAATATAACTGTTGGGTCTGCACCAAGAACAATTGCAATTGGAAGTTTTTCTCCTTTGTCGGATGCCTTCTTGTGCATCACATAGCTGTGTCTTGGAGCTACAAGACGTGCTGCAAGTCTTGTCTTATCTACTACAAGGAGTCTATGGATAGCTGCGTTCATGACACCATCGTATTCTGTCACAACAACTCCGGCTGTGAGATATGGTCCTGCATCTTTCTCGAAGTGTGTCATTATAGGGAGTTTTGTGAGGTCAACATCGTCCTCGATAACTTCCATTGTTGGTGAGTCTTTTACAATAACAACCTCGCCATCAGGTGATACTTCTGAGAGTCTCTTGATGATCTTGTCCTTGTCCACGCCGAACATTGTTGCAAGCTCATCCCTTGAACCGAGCACGTTCATGATGGCTTTGTTGCCGTCAATGTCATGGAAAAGTACTGGTCCGGGTGTCTTCTTTGCAATACGCGGTGCTTCGAACACCTTTGAAACAGGCTCTGTGATCTCAACAAGTTTCCCGTTCTTCCTGAGCTGGTCGATAAATTCCCTCATAATATCATCCGTGTAAAAGTTATAGTTTAGTAAATATATTGCTGCCTTAAATGGTTATCTGAATCCGGACATATGAATAAAATAGTTGTCAGCACCATGCATGGTAGTAGCCTTTGTCCTTGCTGACATCAACAGGAATCCCGAAGAGATCGGTCAGTTTCTCTGCATTGAGTATGCTTTCAATGTCTCCATCCGCAAATATGTTCCCATCTTTTAGCAAAACAACACGGTGTATTTCAGGTACTATATCTTCAAGGTCGTGTGTTACAAGAATTATACTCTTTCCTGCGGCTGCTATCTTGCTCACAGTTTCCCTGAACTTATGTTTGCTTTTCAGGTCCAGACTGTTGGTAGGCTCATCCAGCACAAGTATCATTGGGTCATGCACAAGTGCCCTTCCGATGAGCACTCTTCTTGCTTCCCCGGTTGAGAGTTCTGAGATATTCTTATCCGCAAGGTGTCCGATCTCCAGGAAATCAATTATCTCATCGGTCCTTTCCAGCATGTAGGGTTTGATCCGAAGATTCGGATAGATGCCTATGCTGCTGAAAAAACCGGAAAGCACTACATCGGTTACTGTTATGTCCCTGGTGTATTCAAATTGCAGGTCCCCTGAAACTGTCCCTAGCAGTTTTTTGAGGTCTAAAAGGTTCCACCGGTTCTTTCCAAGTACTCTGAATACCATTCCTTTTGTTCCTGCAATAGGTCGGTAGTCACCAATTATAGTCTTGATGATGGAGGACTTGCCAGAACCATTGGGTCCGATGATGGCTATATTCTCTCCCTCTTTTATGTTGAAAGAAATGGAGTTCAGAATTATCTTGTCCTTTTTTCGGACTATTATTTTCTCCATCTCGATAAGTAAATTTATAACGTTCCCATTTTCATCTGTATTGGTGTAGTGCATCTATTAATCACACAATTTATTTTTGTTATTTCTTGATAAATCGCTTCCTGTTAACCATTCAAAACAAATAACTCTTTTTAATCTGTCTGGATAAGTATCCTTATGCACAGTTATCCGAATTATATAATGATATATATTTATATATCTCCAATTATTATAGAATAGCTTTGCTACATAAAATAATTCGCTTATTTCTGATTCTATAAATTAAACGGATATGATGTTTTGACAGGAAAGATGGCTCGGAACCTTTTATTTATTCTACTTCTTGTCACTAATCTCTTGTCTCCGGCCGCTTTAGCATCGTCTACTGAGTACGCGGATGCGGCAGATTCGCAGCCCCCTCAAATTCTCATATTCCATTCGTATTATCCTACTTATGAATGGTCGAGTATGATAACTCAGGGTATTCTTGATGTCTTTAAAGACAGCGAATATTCTAATGCAGAAATATATTTCGAATACATGGATGCAAAAAGACATCCTGATAAGGAATACATTGACTCTCTTGCAGATGTTTACAGGCAAAAGTACAAAAACCATGATGAATTTGGCCTGATAATTTGTGCAGATAATTATGCGATTGATTTCCTGACCTCTGAAGCAGGACTTGAAATATTCTCTCCTGACATCCCTGTGGTTTTTTGCGGGGCTAATGATTACGATCCGATGTGGAGAGAAAACCGTTCATTGATGACTGGTATAGTTGAGCATATTGAACCTGCAGAGACACTTGATCTCATATTAGAGCTTCATCCTGATACCAAAAGACTGCTTGTTGTGAGGGACAATAATAGCCACACATCCCTGATAACAACCGAGCAGGCAAAAAAAGAGTTCCAACCCTACGAAGATAAGCTTCAGATCGAGTATCTGGAAGACATGACGGTTTTACAAATGCAGGAAACCGTTGCAAATGTCTCAGATGATACGGTCATCTTTTTACTTCTCTTCAGCAGGGATAAAGCCGGAAATGAGGTAACCATGACAGAATCCATCAACGCCATAGCGGATGTTTCCAGTGTTCCTGTTTATTCGGTCTGGGAATTCTATCTGGGTAATGGTATAGTTGGTGGCAAGTTAACAAGTGCTGAAAATGAGGGCAGGCTCGCAGGTGAATATGCTTTAAGAGTACTTGATGGCGAGGGCGCAGACGAACTTCCAGTTCTGGAGAGTCAATATCATGATTTCATGTTCGACTGGAATCAGATGGAACGATTTTCAATATCCGAAAGTTCTCTTCCGGCTGGCAGTATACTTATAAATAAAGACCTTTCTTTTTTTGAAGAGTATCAAAAAGAACTGCTTGTTATTTTTATTGCACTTGTGTTACAGTTCATTCTCATTGCTTTTCTTCTGGTCAACCGGCAGGTTTTGAAAACCACTGAAGCCGAGTTATTGGTCGCAAAGGACAAAGCGGAAGAAGCTGACCTGCTGAAATCCCGATTCCTTGCAAACATCAGTCACGAACTTCGAACTCCATTGAACGGAATACTTGGTTTTTCAGAAATGATCCAGTTTGGCAACATATCTGAAGAAAAATGCACTCATTATGCTGGCCTCATCAAAAAGAGCGGTGAACAGTTGTTGCTGATCATAGATGATATTCTTGATATCTCCAAAATCGAAGCCAATCAGCTTGATCTCCATAATGAAGCATTCAATGTGAATCATATGCTTGATGACCTGTATTCTCTTTTTAAGGTCCAGTTTGAACTAAAAGAGCCTCCAATAGAACTTATTCTGGTGAAAGAACTTGATGATATGGGCAGTTTCCTTTATTCAGATGAACACAGGATAAGGCAGATATTTAACAATATTATTGGTAATGCATTAAAATTCACTCATGAAGGTTCAGTTGAATTTGGTTATTCAGTTAACGATGAGTATATGGAATTTTATGTAAAGGATACTGGCATCGGTGTTCCTGAAGATAAATATGATTGCATATTCGGACGTTTCAGGCAGGTAAATG
This window contains:
- a CDS encoding UbiD family decarboxylase, which codes for MREFIDQLRKNGKLVEITEPVSKVFEAPRIAKKTPGPVLFHDIDGNKAIMNVLGSRDELATMFGVDKDKIIKRLSEVSPDGEVVIVKDSPTMEVIEDDVDLTKLPIMTHFEKDAGPYLTAGVVVTEYDGVMNAAIHRLLVVDKTRLAARLVAPRHSYVMHKKASDKGEKLPIAIVLGADPTVIFASTTRVPAGKEFHYAAALRGRPVELFECSNGIKVPHAEIVLEGYIDPKERVDEGPFVDITGTYDLVRQEPVIHITRILHRKDPIYHGILPAGPEHLLMMGVPYEPRIFNAVSEVTTVKNVVLTEGGCCYLHAVVQIEKQTEGDGKNAIMAAFAAHTSLKHVVVVDDDIDIFDLHDVEFAIATRVKGDMDIMIIPNVRGSSLDPRGAPDGTTTKVGIDATKVLREAQNFERAKMPE
- a CDS encoding ABC transporter ATP-binding protein; this encodes MHYTNTDENGNVINLLIEMEKIIVRKKDKIILNSISFNIKEGENIAIIGPNGSGKSSIIKTIIGDYRPIAGTKGMVFRVLGKNRWNLLDLKKLLGTVSGDLQFEYTRDITVTDVVLSGFFSSIGIYPNLRIKPYMLERTDEIIDFLEIGHLADKNISELSTGEARRVLIGRALVHDPMILVLDEPTNSLDLKSKHKFRETVSKIAAAGKSIILVTHDLEDIVPEIHRVVLLKDGNIFADGDIESILNAEKLTDLFGIPVDVSKDKGYYHAWC
- a CDS encoding sensor histidine kinase, whose translation is MITQGILDVFKDSEYSNAEIYFEYMDAKRHPDKEYIDSLADVYRQKYKNHDEFGLIICADNYAIDFLTSEAGLEIFSPDIPVVFCGANDYDPMWRENRSLMTGIVEHIEPAETLDLILELHPDTKRLLVVRDNNSHTSLITTEQAKKEFQPYEDKLQIEYLEDMTVLQMQETVANVSDDTVIFLLLFSRDKAGNEVTMTESINAIADVSSVPVYSVWEFYLGNGIVGGKLTSAENEGRLAGEYALRVLDGEGADELPVLESQYHDFMFDWNQMERFSISESSLPAGSILINKDLSFFEEYQKELLVIFIALVLQFILIAFLLVNRQVLKTTEAELLVAKDKAEEADLLKSRFLANISHELRTPLNGILGFSEMIQFGNISEEKCTHYAGLIKKSGEQLLLIIDDILDISKIEANQLDLHNEAFNVNHMLDDLYSLFKVQFELKEPPIELILVKELDDMGSFLYSDEHRIRQIFNNIIGNALKFTHEGSVEFGYSVNDEYMEFYVKDTGIGVPEDKYDCIFGRFRQVNDASTRKYKGTGLGMSISKSLAELLGGNIRFESEVGVGTTFYFSIPFVHVPV